In Drosophila yakuba strain Tai18E2 chromosome 2R, Prin_Dyak_Tai18E2_2.1, whole genome shotgun sequence, a single genomic region encodes these proteins:
- the LOC6531268 gene encoding patronin isoform X9, which translates to MDVETQEIRQARQRASVKWLLSKAFNNRVPDNLKEPFYRDHENQERLKPQIIVELGNATLYCQTLANLYSDPNYQSMNHWSIIQTLARKGVPVAESADMPITETVLIQTNPLRINAHMSVIESLMVLYAKEISSGDRVMAAIRRISGNNYQAPTGQSYEQALLGWISHACAALKKRIIKEVDAGLPDDNGSRLQTPDIPPVRDFQDLCDGICLALLISYYCPKVVPWTSVRINYLPAVEDSIHNILLVCNFSQKHLPYTVMHMTPEDVTYMRGSMKLNLVVLLTDLFNLFEIHPAKCVCYPGMDGQDVIARRTMGANEHGICHRRGLTVQPVTPIPDLRSDLDQPPVGSPQNRPPFQVPHSNSFGGGLNRRSTPPNEYQTVQSNNFDANHAEAFVVHKSRGITTLASMHSQQQQLHQQQHQQHQQQYQQQPLQQHPSQSQLQIQQQEPLVPARLRQAKEKTNVESKADERGDFVAAGRPSNWEQSRRPSFAGRRSRRNSSSEDSQLTIENFGGSQDQLNTLGRYERDRERKLSNTSVGSYPVEPAVAVRSSIADARGTLQLSYDTDSGSEKQDRETEKYSMRRQVSVDNVPTVSSHNLSNAGSPLPVARHKQHSSDKDYSSNSGMTPDAYNDTRSTSAYDPESTPVRKSSTSSMPASPAAWQLDVGDDDMRSLENASKLSTIRMKLEEKRRRIEQDKRKIEMALLRHQEKEDLESCPDVMKWETMSNESKRTPDMDPVDLDKYQQSIAIMNMNLQDIQQDIHRLATQQSQMQAQHLQAQQLMQAQQIANMLNQQQTYGSQQHLADHHYQQQRPMQQSFGSSPHIPQAYNAPVSAYSSRPPSRDPYQQQLHHQQQQPMPMPQPMQYVNEHGQYMSPPQPAHYMPQQTQQPQSIYSDNGAAYNHSNHSPYGGAPQYRSSVVYDDYGQPTNHFYLHESSPQPQAHPHPQRRTWAHSAAAAAYEQQQQIQPSLVDVNAWQTQQHQKQKQTWMNRPPSSAGAPSPGSFMLHQNGGGGGGGGGGGELQHLFQVQASPQHGQRQVSGSNGVQRQQSLTNLRDNRSPKAPQNMGMPMGMPMQQEDMMAPQSICFIGDEEDVDELERNIIESMQSTHITDFVHQQQQQHQQQLQQQQRLQGHSGRGSSSEDYDSGEMISNKLNITSGNLTYRIPSPSRPSIQANSFQDPRAMAAAPGAEDQPPEKGFYISFDDEQPKRPKPPLRAKRSPKKESPPGSRDSVDNQATLKRESLSHLHNNNNIGFGNDDVNSKPVTRHSIHGLNNSNSVKSPGNATYNKYTDEPPIQLRQLAVSGAMSPTSNERRHLDDVSNQSPQQTQQPMSPTRLQQSSNNAEAAKNKALVIGADSTNLDPESVDEMERRKEKIMLLSLQRRQQQEEAKARKEIEASQKREKEREKEEERSRKKEEQMARRAAILEQHRLKKAIEEAEREGKTLDRPDLHVKLQSHSSTSTTPRLRQQRTTRPRPKTIHVDDASVDISEASSISSRGKKGSSSNLTGYGQLSSNSMKRDYYRGSQDSLTVKESPDDYPSTSSTPIGRRGSYKTSRDTDSGLGRATPPRRAPSPGMGMGASGRHMPSPSGPGSLPPGLISKRRGFDDGSSDFSLTPNLNMEYSGPKLYKQPAAKSNRGIILNAVEYCVFPGVVNREAKQKVLEKIARSEAKHFLVLFRDAGCQFRALYSYQPETDQVTKLYGTGPSQVEEVMFDKFFKYNSGGKCFSQVHTKHLTVTIDAFTIHNSLWQGKRVQLPSKKDMALVI; encoded by the exons ATGGATGTCGAAACACAGGAAATACGACAG GCTCGTCAACGTGCTTCCGTCAAATGGCTGCTTTCGAAAGCGTTCAACAATCGCGTGCCGGACAACCTGAAGGAGCCCTTCTACCGCGACCATGAGAATCAGGAGCGCCTCAAGCCGCAGATCATCGTGGAGCTGGGCAATGCCACGCTCTACTGCCAGACGCTGGCCAATCTGTACTCAGATCCCAACTACCAAAGCATGAACCACTGGTCAATAATACAGACGCTAGCGCGCAAGGGAGTTCCCGTGGCCGAATCCGCGGACATGCCCATTACCGAAACGGTATTAATTCAAACAAATCCGCTGCGAATT AACGCCCACATGTCTGTGATAGAATCGCTGATGGTTTTGTATGCGAAGGAAATATCATCGGGTGACCGCGTAATGGCGGCCATACGAAG AATATCTGGCAACAACTATCAGGCGCCCACTGGCCAGTCCTACGAGCAAGCTCTGCTGGGCTGGATTTCACATGCTTGCGCCGCTCTGAAGAAGCGCATTATCAAGGAGGTGGACGCAGGACTGCCCGACGATAAT GGTTCTCGTCTGCAGACCCCGGATATACCACCTGTAAGGGACTTCCAGGATCTGTGCGATGGAATCTGCTTGGCGCTGCTCATCTCGTACTACTGCCCAAAGGTGGTGCCGTGGACGAGTGTGCGGATCAACTATCTGCCCGCCGTCGAGGACTCGATTCACAACATCCTGCTGGTCTGCAATTTCTCGCAGAAGCATCTGCCCTATACAGTGATGCATATGACGCCCGAGGATGTGACCTACATGCGCGG ATCCATGAAACTGAATCTGGTAGTGTTGCTGACGGATTTGTTCAATCTGTTTGAGATACACCCGGCAAAATGTGTTTGTTACCCCGGCATGGATGGTCAGG ATGTCATCGCCCGGCGCACTATGGGCGCCAATGAGCACGGGATCTGCCATCGACGGGGCCTCACAGTGCAGCCCGTCACACCCATTCCCGATCTGCGCAGCGATCTCGACCAGCCGCCCGTAGGCTCGCCTCAGAACCGACCACCGTTCCAAG TTCCGCACTCGAATTCATTTGGCGGCGGCTTAAATCGAAGATCAACCCCGCCCAACGAATACCAGACGGTTCAGTCAAATAATTTTGACGCTAATCATGCCGAag CCTTCGTGGTGCACAAGTCGCGTGGCATCACCACACTCGCCTCCATGcactcgcagcagcagcagctccatcagcagcaacatcaacagcatcagcagcaataccagcagcagccactgcagcagcaccCATCCCAGTCGCAGCTCCAAATCCAGCAGCAGGAGCCCTTGGTTCCGGCTCGCTTGCGCCAGGCTAAAGAAAAGACCAATGTTGAGTCGAAGGCGGACGAGAGAG GCGATTTTGTCGCTGCGGGTCGACCAAGTAACTGGGAACAGAGCCGCCGGCCAAGCTTTGCAG GTCGTCGCTCGCGCAGGAACTCTTCCAGCGAGGACTCCCAGCTGACTATCGAGAACTTTGGTGGCTCCCAGGATCAGCTGAACACGCTGGGGCGATACGAACGTGACAGGGAACGCAAGTTGTCCAACACCAGTGTGGGCAGTTATCCAGTTGAACCCGCTGTGGCCGTTCGCTCTTCGATTGCCGATGCTAGGGGCACGTTGCAGTTGAGCTACGATACGGATTCCGGCTCTGAGAAGCAGGATCGCGAAACGGAAAAGTATTCGATGCGCCGGCAAGTCAG TGTCGACAATGTGCCCACGGTGTCGTCGCACAATCTTTCGAATGCGGGCAGCCCGTTGCCGGTGGCTAGGCACAAGCAACATTCCAGCGACAAAGactacagcagcaacagcggcatGACACCAGATGCATACAACGATACCCGCTCCACCAGTGCTTACGATCCGGAGAGCACGCCCGTTCGCAAATCCTCGACGAGCAGCATGCCAGCAAGTCCCGCTGCCTGGCAGTTGGATGTGGGAGACGACGACATGCGCTCGCTGGAGAATGCCAGCAAGTTGTCCACCATACGAATGAAACTGGAGGAAAAGCGGCGGCGCATTGAGCAGGACAAGCGCAAGATCGAGATGGCTTTGCTGCGCCACCAGGAGAAG GAGGATTTGGAGTCGTGTCCGGACGTAATGAAGTGGGAGACAATGAGCAACGAATCAAAGCGCACGCCGGATATGGATCCCGTGGACTTGGACAAGTACCAG CAAAGTATCGCCATCATGAACATGAACCTGCAGGATATCCAGCAGGATATCCACCGCCTGGCCACCCAGCAAAGCCAAATGCAGGCACAGCACCTCCAAGCCCAACAGCTCATGCAGGCTCAGCAGATAGCCAACATGCTGAACCAG CAGCAGACCTATGGGTCGCAGCAGCACCTGGCTGATCATCATTACCAGCAGCAGAGACCCATGCAGCAAAGCTTTGGTTCATCGCCCCATATTCCGCAGGCCTACAACGCCCCAGTCAGCGCATACAGCTCCCGTCCGCCCAGTCGCGATCcctaccagcagcagctccaccatcagcagcagcagcccatgcccatgccacAACCAATGCAGTACGTCAACGAGCACGGGCAGTATATGTCGCCGCCGCAGCCCGCGCACTACATGCCGCAGCAGACGCAACAGCCGCAGAGCATCTACAGCGACAACGGGGCGGCGTACAACCACAGTAACCACTCACCATACGGCGGAGCTCCACAGTATCGAAGCAGCGTGGTGTACGATGATTACGGGCAGCCCACCAACCACTTCTACCTGCATGAGTCATCGCCGCAGCCACAAgctcatccgcatccgcagcGTAGGACTTGGGCCCACtccgcagcagccgccgcttatgagcaacagcaacagatcCAGCCTTCCCTGGTGGATGTGAATGCCTGGCAGACGCAGCAGCACCAGAAGCAGAAACAGACCTGGATGAACAGGCCGCCCTCAAGTGCGGGAGCTCCCAGTCCCGGCAGCTTTATGCTGCACCAAAACggtggaggcggtggcggtggtggtggtggtggtgagcTACAGCACCTGTTTCAGGTACAGGCCTCGCCACAGCATGGCCAACGTCAGGTTAGTGGATCCAATGGCGTGCAGCGCCAGCAATCGCTGACCAATTTGCGAGACAATCGCTCGCCCAAGGCACCACAAAACATGGGAATGCCCATGGGCATGCCAATGCAGCAAGAGGACATGATGGCACCGCAGAGTATTTGCTTTATCGGTGACGAGGAGGATGTTGATGAGCTGGAGCGGAACATCATCGAATCAATGCAGTCGACGCACATCACCGACTTTgtgcaccagcagcagcagcaacaccaacagcaacttcagcagcaacagcggtTGCAGGGCCACAGCGGACGAGGCAGCAGCTCGGAGGATTATGACAGCGGGGAGATGATCTCCAACAAGCTGAATATCACCAGCGGCAATCTCACCTATCGCATACCCTCGCCATCCCGTCCCTCCATCCAAGCCAACAGCTTCCAGGATCCCCGAGCCATGGCAGCAGCTCCCGGTGCTGAGGACCAGCCGCCCGAGAAGGGTTTCTACATCTCCTTCGACGATGAGCAGCCCAAACGACCCAAGCCACCTCTGCGCGCCAAGCGATCGCCCAAAAAGGAGTCTCCACCGGGCAGTAGGGACAGCGTCGATAATCAGGCGACTCTGAAACGTGAATCGCTTAGTCATctgcacaacaacaacaatattgGATTTGGAAATGATGATGTCAACAGCAAACCGGTGACCAGGCACAGCATCCATGGCCTAAACAACTCCAATAGTGTCAAATCTCCCGGAAATGCCACGTACAACAAGTACACGGATGAGCCGCCCATCCAACTGCGTCAGCTTGCCGTTTCTGGAGCAATGTCACCAACTAGTAACGAACGTCGCCACTTGGACGATGTCAGCAATCAGTCACCGCAGCAGACGCAGCAACCAATGTCGCCCACGCGACTCCAAcagagcagcaacaatgcAGAGGCGGCCAAGAACAAGGCGCTGGTCATCGGAGCAGATTCCACCAATTTGGATCCG GAATCTGTAGATGAGATGGAGCGGCGCAAGGAGAAAATCATGCTGCTGTCTTTGCAACGTCGCCAGCAACAGGAGGAGGCCAAGGCGCGCAAAGAGATTGAGGCTTCTCAGAAGCGAGAAAAGGAGCGCGAGAAGGAAGAGGAACGATCGCGCAAGAAGGAGGAGCAAATGGCACGGCGAGCGGCCATTTTGGAGCAGCACAGACTCAAGAAAGCCATTGAAGAGGCCGAGCGAGAG gGTAAAACCCTGGATCGGCCCGATCTGCACGTGAAGCTGCAATCCCATTCATCCACCTCAACGACCCCGCGGCTGAGGCAGCAGCGTACCACGCGTCCCAGACCGAAGACAATTCACGTGGACGATGCCAGCGTGGACATCAGCGAGGCTTCAAGTATCTCTAGTCGGGGCAAAAAAGGCTCAAGCTCGAATCTAACTG GCTACGGTCAACTAAGCTCAAATTCAATGAAAAGAGATTACTACAGGGGCTCGCAAGACTCCCTCACTGTAAAAG AGTCACCCGATGATTATCCCAGTACAAGTTCAACTCCGATTGGACGACGGGGATCGTACAAAACTTCCAGAG ACACAGATTCGGGACTGGGACGCGCCACTCCGCCGAGGCGTGCTCCGTCGCctggaatgggaatgggcgCTTCAGGTAGGCATATGCCATCTCCCTCCGGACCGGGCTCATTGCCGCCAGGTTTGATATCGAAACGTCGCGGATTTGATGATGGATCCAGCGATTTCTCTTTAACTCCGAATTTGAACATGGAATATTCGG GTCCTAAACTTTATAAGCAACCAGCGGCCAAATCGAATCGTGGAATTATCCTGAATGCCGTTGAATACTGTGTTTTTCCCGGCGTTGTCAACCGCGAGGCCAAACAGAAAGTGCTGGAGAAGATAGCGCGCTCGGAGGCGAAGCACTTCCTGGTACTCTTCCGCGATGCTGGCTGCCAGTTCCGCGCCCTCTACAGCTACCAGCCGGAAACGGACCAGGTGACCAAGCTGTATGGTACTGGGCCTAGTCAAGTCGAAGAAGTCATGTTCGACAAGTTCTTCAA ATATAACTCAGGAGGCAAGTGCTTCTCGCAAGTGCACACCAAGCATCTGACAGTGACCATCGACGCCTTCACAATACACAACTCCCTGTGGCAGGGCAAGCGGGTGCAGTTGCCCAGCAAAAAAGACATGGCGCTTGTAATCTAA
- the LOC6531268 gene encoding patronin isoform X38: MDVETQEIRQARQRASVKWLLSKAFNNRVPDNLKEPFYRDHENQERLKPQIIVELGNATLYCQTLANLYSDPNYQSMNHWSIIQTLARKGVPVAESADMPITETVLIQTNPLRINAHMSVIESLMVLYAKEISSGDRVMAAIRRISGNNYQAPTGQSYEQALLGWISHACAALKKRIIKEVDAGLPDDNGSRLQTPDIPPVRDFQDLCDGICLALLISYYCPKVVPWTSVRINYLPAVEDSIHNILLVCNFSQKHLPYTVMHMTPEDVTYMRGSMKLNLVVLLTDLFNLFEIHPAKCVCYPGMDGQDVIARRTMGANEHGICHRRGLTVQPVTPIPDLRSDLDQPPVGSPQNRPPFQVPHSNSFGGGLNRRSTPPNEYQTVQSNNFDANHAEAFVVHKSRGITTLASMHSQQQQLHQQQHQQHQQQYQQQPLQQHPSQSQLQIQQQEPLVPARLRQAKEKTNVESKADERGDFVAAGRPSNWEQSRRPSFAGRRSRRNSSSEDSQLTIENFGGSQDQLNTLGRYERDRERKLSNTSVGSYPVEPAVAVRSSIADARGTLQLSYDTDSGSEKQDRETEKYSMRRQVSVDNVPTVSSHNLSNAGSPLPVARHKQHSSDKDYSSNSGMTPDAYNDTRSTSAYDPESTPVRKSSTSSMPASPAAWQLDVGDDDMRSLENASKLSTIRMKLEEKRRRIEQDKRKIEMALLRHQEKEDLESCPDVMKWETMSNESKRTPDMDPVDLDKYQQSIAIMNMNLQDIQQDIHRLATQQSQMQAQHLQAQQLMQAQQIANMLNQQQTYGSQQHLADHHYQQQRPMQQSFGSSPHIPQAYNAPVSAYSSRPPSRDPYQQQLHHQQQQPMPMPQPMQYVNEHGQYMSPPQPAHYMPQQTQQPQSIYSDNGAAYNHSNHSPYGGAPQYRSSVVYDDYGQPTNHFYLHESSPQPQAHPHPQRRTWAHSAAAAAYEQQQQIQPSLVDVNAWQTQQHQKQKQTWMNRPPSSAGAPSPGSFMLHQNGGGGGGGGGGGELQHLFQVQASPQHGQRQVSGSNGVQRQQSLTNLRDNRSPKAPQNMGMPMGMPMQQEDMMAPQSICFIGDEEDVDELERNIIESMQSTHITDFVHQQQQQHQQQLQQQQRLQGHSGRGSSSEDYDSGEMISNKLNITSGNLTYRIPSPSRPSIQANSFQDPRAMAAAPGAEDQPPEKGFYISFDDEQPKRPKPPLRAKRSPKKESPPGSRDSVDNQATLKRESLSHLHNNNNIGFGNDDVNSKPVTRHSIHGLNNSNSVKSPGNATYNKYTDEPPIQLRQLAVSGAMSPTSNERRHLDDVSNQSPQQTQQPMSPTRLQQSSNNAEAAKNKALVIGADSTNLDPESVDEMERRKEKIMLLSLQRRQQQEEAKARKEIEASQKREKEREKEEERSRKKEEQMARRAAILEQHRLKKAIEEAEREGKTLDRPDLHVKLQSHSSTSTTPRLRQQRTTRPRPKTIHVDDASVDISEASSISSRGKKGSSSNLTGPKLYKQPAAKSNRGIILNAVEYCVFPGVVNREAKQKVLEKIARSEAKHFLVLFRDAGCQFRALYSYQPETDQVTKLYGTGPSQVEEVMFDKFFKYNSGGKCFSQVHTKHLTVTIDAFTIHNSLWQGKRVQLPSKKDMALVI, encoded by the exons ATGGATGTCGAAACACAGGAAATACGACAG GCTCGTCAACGTGCTTCCGTCAAATGGCTGCTTTCGAAAGCGTTCAACAATCGCGTGCCGGACAACCTGAAGGAGCCCTTCTACCGCGACCATGAGAATCAGGAGCGCCTCAAGCCGCAGATCATCGTGGAGCTGGGCAATGCCACGCTCTACTGCCAGACGCTGGCCAATCTGTACTCAGATCCCAACTACCAAAGCATGAACCACTGGTCAATAATACAGACGCTAGCGCGCAAGGGAGTTCCCGTGGCCGAATCCGCGGACATGCCCATTACCGAAACGGTATTAATTCAAACAAATCCGCTGCGAATT AACGCCCACATGTCTGTGATAGAATCGCTGATGGTTTTGTATGCGAAGGAAATATCATCGGGTGACCGCGTAATGGCGGCCATACGAAG AATATCTGGCAACAACTATCAGGCGCCCACTGGCCAGTCCTACGAGCAAGCTCTGCTGGGCTGGATTTCACATGCTTGCGCCGCTCTGAAGAAGCGCATTATCAAGGAGGTGGACGCAGGACTGCCCGACGATAAT GGTTCTCGTCTGCAGACCCCGGATATACCACCTGTAAGGGACTTCCAGGATCTGTGCGATGGAATCTGCTTGGCGCTGCTCATCTCGTACTACTGCCCAAAGGTGGTGCCGTGGACGAGTGTGCGGATCAACTATCTGCCCGCCGTCGAGGACTCGATTCACAACATCCTGCTGGTCTGCAATTTCTCGCAGAAGCATCTGCCCTATACAGTGATGCATATGACGCCCGAGGATGTGACCTACATGCGCGG ATCCATGAAACTGAATCTGGTAGTGTTGCTGACGGATTTGTTCAATCTGTTTGAGATACACCCGGCAAAATGTGTTTGTTACCCCGGCATGGATGGTCAGG ATGTCATCGCCCGGCGCACTATGGGCGCCAATGAGCACGGGATCTGCCATCGACGGGGCCTCACAGTGCAGCCCGTCACACCCATTCCCGATCTGCGCAGCGATCTCGACCAGCCGCCCGTAGGCTCGCCTCAGAACCGACCACCGTTCCAAG TTCCGCACTCGAATTCATTTGGCGGCGGCTTAAATCGAAGATCAACCCCGCCCAACGAATACCAGACGGTTCAGTCAAATAATTTTGACGCTAATCATGCCGAag CCTTCGTGGTGCACAAGTCGCGTGGCATCACCACACTCGCCTCCATGcactcgcagcagcagcagctccatcagcagcaacatcaacagcatcagcagcaataccagcagcagccactgcagcagcaccCATCCCAGTCGCAGCTCCAAATCCAGCAGCAGGAGCCCTTGGTTCCGGCTCGCTTGCGCCAGGCTAAAGAAAAGACCAATGTTGAGTCGAAGGCGGACGAGAGAG GCGATTTTGTCGCTGCGGGTCGACCAAGTAACTGGGAACAGAGCCGCCGGCCAAGCTTTGCAG GTCGTCGCTCGCGCAGGAACTCTTCCAGCGAGGACTCCCAGCTGACTATCGAGAACTTTGGTGGCTCCCAGGATCAGCTGAACACGCTGGGGCGATACGAACGTGACAGGGAACGCAAGTTGTCCAACACCAGTGTGGGCAGTTATCCAGTTGAACCCGCTGTGGCCGTTCGCTCTTCGATTGCCGATGCTAGGGGCACGTTGCAGTTGAGCTACGATACGGATTCCGGCTCTGAGAAGCAGGATCGCGAAACGGAAAAGTATTCGATGCGCCGGCAAGTCAG TGTCGACAATGTGCCCACGGTGTCGTCGCACAATCTTTCGAATGCGGGCAGCCCGTTGCCGGTGGCTAGGCACAAGCAACATTCCAGCGACAAAGactacagcagcaacagcggcatGACACCAGATGCATACAACGATACCCGCTCCACCAGTGCTTACGATCCGGAGAGCACGCCCGTTCGCAAATCCTCGACGAGCAGCATGCCAGCAAGTCCCGCTGCCTGGCAGTTGGATGTGGGAGACGACGACATGCGCTCGCTGGAGAATGCCAGCAAGTTGTCCACCATACGAATGAAACTGGAGGAAAAGCGGCGGCGCATTGAGCAGGACAAGCGCAAGATCGAGATGGCTTTGCTGCGCCACCAGGAGAAG GAGGATTTGGAGTCGTGTCCGGACGTAATGAAGTGGGAGACAATGAGCAACGAATCAAAGCGCACGCCGGATATGGATCCCGTGGACTTGGACAAGTACCAG CAAAGTATCGCCATCATGAACATGAACCTGCAGGATATCCAGCAGGATATCCACCGCCTGGCCACCCAGCAAAGCCAAATGCAGGCACAGCACCTCCAAGCCCAACAGCTCATGCAGGCTCAGCAGATAGCCAACATGCTGAACCAG CAGCAGACCTATGGGTCGCAGCAGCACCTGGCTGATCATCATTACCAGCAGCAGAGACCCATGCAGCAAAGCTTTGGTTCATCGCCCCATATTCCGCAGGCCTACAACGCCCCAGTCAGCGCATACAGCTCCCGTCCGCCCAGTCGCGATCcctaccagcagcagctccaccatcagcagcagcagcccatgcccatgccacAACCAATGCAGTACGTCAACGAGCACGGGCAGTATATGTCGCCGCCGCAGCCCGCGCACTACATGCCGCAGCAGACGCAACAGCCGCAGAGCATCTACAGCGACAACGGGGCGGCGTACAACCACAGTAACCACTCACCATACGGCGGAGCTCCACAGTATCGAAGCAGCGTGGTGTACGATGATTACGGGCAGCCCACCAACCACTTCTACCTGCATGAGTCATCGCCGCAGCCACAAgctcatccgcatccgcagcGTAGGACTTGGGCCCACtccgcagcagccgccgcttatgagcaacagcaacagatcCAGCCTTCCCTGGTGGATGTGAATGCCTGGCAGACGCAGCAGCACCAGAAGCAGAAACAGACCTGGATGAACAGGCCGCCCTCAAGTGCGGGAGCTCCCAGTCCCGGCAGCTTTATGCTGCACCAAAACggtggaggcggtggcggtggtggtggtggtggtgagcTACAGCACCTGTTTCAGGTACAGGCCTCGCCACAGCATGGCCAACGTCAGGTTAGTGGATCCAATGGCGTGCAGCGCCAGCAATCGCTGACCAATTTGCGAGACAATCGCTCGCCCAAGGCACCACAAAACATGGGAATGCCCATGGGCATGCCAATGCAGCAAGAGGACATGATGGCACCGCAGAGTATTTGCTTTATCGGTGACGAGGAGGATGTTGATGAGCTGGAGCGGAACATCATCGAATCAATGCAGTCGACGCACATCACCGACTTTgtgcaccagcagcagcagcaacaccaacagcaacttcagcagcaacagcggtTGCAGGGCCACAGCGGACGAGGCAGCAGCTCGGAGGATTATGACAGCGGGGAGATGATCTCCAACAAGCTGAATATCACCAGCGGCAATCTCACCTATCGCATACCCTCGCCATCCCGTCCCTCCATCCAAGCCAACAGCTTCCAGGATCCCCGAGCCATGGCAGCAGCTCCCGGTGCTGAGGACCAGCCGCCCGAGAAGGGTTTCTACATCTCCTTCGACGATGAGCAGCCCAAACGACCCAAGCCACCTCTGCGCGCCAAGCGATCGCCCAAAAAGGAGTCTCCACCGGGCAGTAGGGACAGCGTCGATAATCAGGCGACTCTGAAACGTGAATCGCTTAGTCATctgcacaacaacaacaatattgGATTTGGAAATGATGATGTCAACAGCAAACCGGTGACCAGGCACAGCATCCATGGCCTAAACAACTCCAATAGTGTCAAATCTCCCGGAAATGCCACGTACAACAAGTACACGGATGAGCCGCCCATCCAACTGCGTCAGCTTGCCGTTTCTGGAGCAATGTCACCAACTAGTAACGAACGTCGCCACTTGGACGATGTCAGCAATCAGTCACCGCAGCAGACGCAGCAACCAATGTCGCCCACGCGACTCCAAcagagcagcaacaatgcAGAGGCGGCCAAGAACAAGGCGCTGGTCATCGGAGCAGATTCCACCAATTTGGATCCG GAATCTGTAGATGAGATGGAGCGGCGCAAGGAGAAAATCATGCTGCTGTCTTTGCAACGTCGCCAGCAACAGGAGGAGGCCAAGGCGCGCAAAGAGATTGAGGCTTCTCAGAAGCGAGAAAAGGAGCGCGAGAAGGAAGAGGAACGATCGCGCAAGAAGGAGGAGCAAATGGCACGGCGAGCGGCCATTTTGGAGCAGCACAGACTCAAGAAAGCCATTGAAGAGGCCGAGCGAGAG gGTAAAACCCTGGATCGGCCCGATCTGCACGTGAAGCTGCAATCCCATTCATCCACCTCAACGACCCCGCGGCTGAGGCAGCAGCGTACCACGCGTCCCAGACCGAAGACAATTCACGTGGACGATGCCAGCGTGGACATCAGCGAGGCTTCAAGTATCTCTAGTCGGGGCAAAAAAGGCTCAAGCTCGAATCTAACTG GTCCTAAACTTTATAAGCAACCAGCGGCCAAATCGAATCGTGGAATTATCCTGAATGCCGTTGAATACTGTGTTTTTCCCGGCGTTGTCAACCGCGAGGCCAAACAGAAAGTGCTGGAGAAGATAGCGCGCTCGGAGGCGAAGCACTTCCTGGTACTCTTCCGCGATGCTGGCTGCCAGTTCCGCGCCCTCTACAGCTACCAGCCGGAAACGGACCAGGTGACCAAGCTGTATGGTACTGGGCCTAGTCAAGTCGAAGAAGTCATGTTCGACAAGTTCTTCAA ATATAACTCAGGAGGCAAGTGCTTCTCGCAAGTGCACACCAAGCATCTGACAGTGACCATCGACGCCTTCACAATACACAACTCCCTGTGGCAGGGCAAGCGGGTGCAGTTGCCCAGCAAAAAAGACATGGCGCTTGTAATCTAA